A genomic stretch from Rubripirellula reticaptiva includes:
- a CDS encoding acyltransferase family protein, translated as MTSSDLSDDPSPKVADRKVSIDAYRGMVMFLMLAEILHLDRLAERFPDVKLFQWIQFHTTHVAWEGCSLHDLIQPGFTFLVGVAMPFSIASRIKRGGSMASMLWHAAWRSVVLVLLGIALRSQGYDQTNFTFDDTLTQIGLGYFFVFLISLTPRWVHYVSAAMILVLFWAAFALSPAPPADFDYAAVGVPADWPHHHDGFASRWNKNSNLSWRVDVWFMNRFPRPEPFTHSGGGYAMLSFIPTMATMIFGLIAGTWLKEPLELRSRLIRFVAAVVIGFSLALLLQWTDVCPNVKRIWTPTFALYSGAWCMTWLATLHVICDVGKWQRWAFPFLVIGSNSILIYVMSWTLEGPIHNFLLRHFGHGVFEVFGVSYAGALIGAATLVIMFSVLLWLYRKRVFIKI; from the coding sequence ATGACTTCATCCGACCTCTCCGACGATCCGTCACCCAAAGTTGCCGATCGCAAGGTCAGCATCGATGCTTACCGTGGAATGGTGATGTTTTTGATGCTGGCCGAGATTCTGCATTTGGATCGACTGGCCGAGCGGTTCCCGGACGTAAAATTGTTTCAATGGATTCAGTTCCATACCACGCATGTGGCCTGGGAAGGCTGTTCTCTGCACGATTTGATTCAGCCCGGATTCACATTCTTGGTCGGCGTTGCGATGCCATTTTCAATCGCTAGCCGGATCAAGCGTGGCGGATCCATGGCGTCGATGCTGTGGCATGCCGCATGGCGGTCGGTCGTCTTGGTTTTGTTGGGCATCGCGCTGCGTTCACAGGGGTATGACCAAACCAACTTCACTTTCGATGACACGCTGACACAAATCGGACTGGGGTATTTCTTTGTGTTCCTGATCTCGCTAACGCCGCGGTGGGTTCACTATGTGTCGGCCGCCATGATCTTGGTTCTGTTTTGGGCGGCGTTTGCTTTGTCGCCAGCCCCACCCGCCGATTTTGACTACGCTGCCGTCGGAGTCCCCGCCGATTGGCCCCACCATCATGATGGATTCGCGTCCCGTTGGAACAAGAACAGCAATCTGTCGTGGCGGGTTGATGTGTGGTTCATGAATCGGTTTCCTCGACCAGAACCGTTCACGCACTCCGGTGGCGGTTATGCGATGTTGTCATTCATCCCAACGATGGCGACGATGATCTTTGGCTTGATCGCCGGCACATGGTTGAAGGAGCCGCTCGAACTACGATCCCGTTTGATTCGGTTTGTCGCCGCAGTTGTGATTGGGTTTTCATTGGCGCTGCTGTTGCAGTGGACGGACGTTTGCCCCAACGTCAAACGCATCTGGACCCCCACGTTTGCACTGTATAGTGGCGCGTGGTGCATGACGTGGTTGGCGACGTTGCATGTGATCTGTGACGTCGGCAAATGGCAACGTTGGGCATTCCCCTTTCTCGTGATCGGTTCCAATTCCATACTGATCTATGTGATGAGCTGGACGTTGGAGGGACCGATTCACAACTTCCTGCTGCGTCATTTCGGTCATGGTGTCTTCGAAGTCTTCGGCGTCTCCTATGCGGGTGCACTGATTGGTGCTGCCACGCTTGTGATCATGTTTTCTGTTTTGCTGTGGCTGTATCGGAAACGTGTTTTCATCAAAATCTAA
- a CDS encoding outer membrane protein assembly factor BamB family protein, whose product MFRRTSLPAIRRSLRSATSAAVVISIGMLIEATSVTADTWTQWRGSDGNNHAAAGTEAPLKWNFTTGDGIAWKTAIPGRGHSTPLVLDEGIFLTTAEADKQTQSLIKFDRQSGRIVNQWVLHRGTLPADIHNHNSYASPTPAFDGEHLFVTFHTDDAIWLSKVTTSGNIVWQRRVAEFKPRLFQFGYGASPLVEDGLVIVAAEYDGPDSGLYGLDCRTGKQVWKVSRPSNLNFASPIAATITGQRQILLAGAGMFAAYDSLTGKVLWSIDTTTEAICGTAVWDDRRVIVSGGNPVSGTWCVSGDGSKAELWSNGVKCYEQSLLAISNYVFAVADTGVMYCWRTVDGKEMWKRRLFGGGISASPTLVGNHIYIASEAGEVFVIKASPDRFEPIAENQTGDSIFATPVAVDGRLYLRTGVGTGRDRQEYLVAAGRVSQN is encoded by the coding sequence ATGTTTCGACGCACCAGCTTACCAGCTATTCGACGGTCTCTCCGGTCAGCCACTTCGGCTGCTGTCGTAATTTCGATCGGAATGTTGATCGAAGCCACATCGGTCACGGCCGATACCTGGACTCAGTGGCGCGGCAGCGACGGCAACAATCACGCCGCCGCGGGGACCGAAGCACCGCTGAAATGGAATTTCACAACCGGCGACGGCATCGCTTGGAAAACCGCCATTCCGGGCCGAGGCCATTCCACGCCGCTGGTTCTCGACGAAGGTATTTTTTTGACGACTGCCGAAGCCGACAAGCAGACTCAGTCGCTGATCAAGTTTGATCGACAAAGCGGTCGCATCGTCAACCAATGGGTGCTGCACCGAGGCACTTTGCCGGCCGACATCCACAATCACAATTCCTACGCGTCGCCAACACCAGCTTTCGACGGCGAACATCTGTTCGTTACTTTCCACACCGACGACGCGATTTGGTTGTCAAAAGTAACCACGTCGGGAAACATCGTTTGGCAACGACGCGTCGCCGAGTTTAAGCCGCGACTGTTCCAGTTCGGGTATGGCGCCAGTCCCTTGGTTGAAGATGGATTGGTGATTGTCGCCGCCGAGTACGATGGCCCCGACAGCGGCCTGTACGGGCTGGACTGTCGCACTGGCAAGCAAGTATGGAAAGTCAGTCGGCCCAGCAACCTGAACTTCGCGTCGCCGATCGCTGCGACCATTACCGGACAACGGCAAATCTTGTTGGCCGGTGCCGGGATGTTTGCCGCCTATGATTCGCTGACGGGAAAAGTGCTGTGGTCCATCGACACGACCACCGAAGCCATTTGCGGTACGGCAGTTTGGGATGACCGACGTGTCATCGTTAGCGGCGGCAATCCAGTGTCCGGTACTTGGTGTGTCAGCGGAGATGGATCCAAAGCAGAGCTGTGGAGCAACGGCGTCAAGTGTTACGAGCAATCGTTGTTGGCGATTTCGAACTACGTCTTTGCGGTTGCCGACACCGGCGTCATGTATTGTTGGCGAACAGTCGACGGAAAAGAAATGTGGAAGCGAAGGTTGTTCGGCGGTGGCATTAGCGCATCGCCAACCTTGGTGGGAAATCACATTTACATCGCTAGCGAAGCGGGCGAGGTTTTTGTAATCAAAGCATCGCCCGACCGATTTGAACCGATCGCCGAAAATCAAACTGGCGACTCGATATTTGCCACGCCCGTCGCCGTCGATGGCCGTTTGTACTTGCGAACGGGCGTAGGTACAGGTCGCGACAGACAAGAGTATTTAGTGGCTGCGGGCCGAGTTTCGCAAAACTAG
- a CDS encoding alkaline phosphatase: protein MIRVASLTVMYLVFYAADLHGQETTVSEKPKQAEQEAQVNTADYLREMQSNAVREQQASWGHWGNQADRFSTWLNHSNRLIPVYTFGITLDSLRAEGSAYADPARLENLYGSVPEGSVNSTATYFDQTDVYQLQKSAIDAGFTNIIMIVFDGMDWQTTRAAALYQQHRNAYSSGRGTGLSIQDERSMPTDFGLIVTSARNGGAKYDVNSQTMLSGDKPATGGFDSTRGGDAPWNEKPALDYLMGLDRERPHTVTDSAASATSLFSGIKTYNGSINVAIDGTQVEPLARALQANDDYMVGIVTSVPVSHATPAAAYANNVARGDYQDISRDLIGLPSSAHRNKPLPGVDVLIGGGWGEGVDKDSTQGDNFATGNKYLHQDDLRRVNIDHGGPYVVAQRTKGKRGRENLMAAAQQAADDGSRLLGYFGGQGGHLPFQTADGNFDPTFDAKGTEKYSRADIDENPTLADMTEAALLVLEQSIEGFWLLIEAGDVDWANHANNLDNAIGAVASGDAAFRSVMNWIDENNAADFTAVIVTSDHGHYLVIDDIERIVKPAE from the coding sequence ATGATTCGCGTTGCTTCTTTAACCGTTATGTACCTTGTGTTTTATGCTGCAGATTTACATGGCCAGGAAACAACGGTTAGCGAAAAGCCAAAACAAGCGGAACAAGAAGCCCAGGTCAACACTGCTGACTACCTACGTGAGATGCAATCGAATGCAGTGCGCGAACAGCAAGCGAGTTGGGGCCACTGGGGCAATCAAGCGGATCGCTTTAGCACTTGGTTGAATCACAGTAATCGTTTGATCCCCGTCTATACCTTCGGCATCACGCTTGATTCGCTGCGTGCCGAAGGCAGTGCCTACGCAGACCCTGCTCGGCTTGAAAATTTGTACGGCAGCGTTCCCGAAGGTTCCGTTAATTCGACTGCAACTTACTTTGATCAGACCGACGTTTATCAATTGCAAAAATCGGCGATCGATGCTGGCTTCACAAACATCATCATGATTGTCTTCGACGGAATGGACTGGCAAACCACTCGGGCAGCCGCGCTGTACCAACAACACCGCAACGCTTATAGCAGCGGTCGGGGGACCGGGTTGTCGATCCAAGATGAACGTTCGATGCCAACCGATTTTGGTCTGATCGTGACAAGTGCACGTAACGGTGGTGCAAAGTACGACGTCAATTCGCAAACAATGCTGAGCGGCGACAAGCCGGCCACCGGCGGGTTTGACTCGACTCGCGGTGGTGACGCACCATGGAACGAGAAGCCGGCGCTTGACTATTTGATGGGGCTCGATCGTGAACGGCCACACACAGTGACCGATTCGGCAGCGTCGGCGACCAGTTTGTTCAGTGGCATCAAGACCTATAACGGTTCGATCAATGTGGCGATCGATGGAACGCAAGTTGAGCCGCTGGCTAGGGCGCTTCAGGCCAATGACGATTACATGGTCGGCATCGTCACCAGTGTTCCGGTTAGCCACGCTACGCCGGCGGCTGCTTACGCTAACAATGTGGCACGTGGCGACTATCAAGACATCTCGCGTGATCTAATCGGATTGCCTTCTTCGGCTCACCGCAATAAGCCGTTACCGGGTGTCGACGTCTTGATTGGTGGCGGATGGGGTGAAGGCGTCGACAAGGACTCGACGCAAGGCGACAACTTTGCGACTGGCAACAAGTATTTGCATCAGGATGACTTGCGCCGCGTCAATATTGACCACGGCGGACCCTATGTCGTCGCTCAGCGAACCAAGGGTAAGCGGGGACGCGAGAACCTGATGGCGGCTGCACAGCAGGCTGCGGACGATGGTTCGCGACTGCTGGGGTACTTTGGGGGTCAAGGTGGACACCTGCCATTCCAAACCGCCGACGGCAATTTTGATCCGACGTTCGACGCAAAGGGAACTGAGAAGTACTCCCGAGCTGACATCGACGAAAACCCCACGTTGGCCGATATGACCGAAGCAGCATTGTTGGTATTGGAGCAATCGATCGAGGGTTTTTGGTTGCTGATCGAAGCCGGTGACGTTGATTGGGCGAATCACGCCAACAATCTTGATAACGCGATCGGAGCCGTTGCCAGTGGCGATGCTGCGTTTCGATCAGTGATGAACTGGATCGACGAAAACAACGCGGCGGACTTTACCGCGGTCATTGTGACGTCGGACCATGGTCACTATCTGGTCATCGACGACATTGAACGAATTGTTAAGCCGGCCGAGTGA
- a CDS encoding adenosine kinase, which yields MTDFDVFGVGNALVDIQATVEDAVLSELNVDKGIMTLVDDARQREVLGLLDGRPLNRCAGGSAANTIVAVAEFGGKSAFVGKIGNDEVGKFFLKDMQDLGIHIDVEPADDSTGTCAVLITEDAQRTMLTNLGASVTLTENDIDEELIKRSKYIYVEGYLFTGENTKAAAYRAMDLAQKHGVKIAFTASDPFLINMLRDEIWELVTGPVDLLFCNEEEAKSLTGESDPIACAKAIHDHAENVALTLGEKGSIIMHGGEAFPIEGVAVKAIDTTGAGDMYAGALLFGITNGMSWRQAGHLASEASARVVAQMGARLERKFTAAEIEALSSLA from the coding sequence ATGACTGATTTTGACGTATTTGGCGTTGGAAACGCTTTGGTCGATATCCAAGCGACCGTCGAAGATGCCGTGCTCTCCGAATTGAACGTCGATAAAGGCATCATGACGCTGGTGGACGATGCTCGCCAACGCGAAGTGCTGGGACTACTAGACGGTCGCCCCCTAAACCGCTGTGCCGGTGGATCAGCGGCCAATACGATCGTCGCGGTCGCCGAATTTGGTGGCAAATCGGCATTCGTGGGCAAGATCGGCAATGACGAAGTCGGCAAGTTCTTTTTGAAGGACATGCAGGACTTGGGCATTCATATCGACGTCGAACCGGCTGACGACTCAACCGGCACCTGTGCGGTGCTGATCACCGAAGACGCCCAGCGAACGATGCTGACCAATTTGGGTGCGTCGGTGACGTTGACCGAAAACGACATCGACGAAGAATTGATCAAGCGATCCAAGTACATCTACGTCGAGGGATACCTGTTTACCGGCGAGAACACCAAGGCAGCCGCCTATCGTGCGATGGACTTGGCTCAAAAGCACGGCGTCAAAATCGCCTTCACGGCTTCGGACCCGTTCCTGATCAACATGCTTCGCGACGAGATCTGGGAACTAGTTACTGGGCCGGTTGATTTGCTGTTTTGCAACGAAGAAGAAGCAAAAAGTCTGACCGGTGAATCCGACCCGATCGCTTGTGCCAAGGCGATCCATGATCACGCAGAAAACGTCGCACTGACGTTGGGCGAAAAAGGCTCAATCATCATGCACGGCGGCGAAGCGTTCCCGATCGAAGGCGTCGCCGTGAAGGCGATCGACACGACCGGTGCGGGCGATATGTACGCCGGCGCGCTGTTATTCGGAATCACGAATGGCATGTCGTGGCGCCAAGCTGGCCACTTGGCCAGCGAAGCATCCGCAAGAGTTGTGGCTCAAATGGGCGCACGTTTGGAACGCAAGTTCACCGCAGCCGAAATTGAAGCTCTTTCGAGTTTGGCTTAA
- a CDS encoding RNA-binding S4 domain-containing protein, translated as MNTPTDDKPIIRLDDYLKFVGFVATGGEAKVRIQAGEAKVNGEVETRRRKQLSTGDVVEFDGETIVVEPMV; from the coding sequence TTGAACACGCCGACCGATGACAAACCCATCATTCGCCTGGATGACTACTTAAAATTTGTAGGCTTCGTGGCCACCGGCGGCGAAGCGAAGGTGCGAATCCAGGCTGGCGAAGCCAAGGTCAATGGCGAAGTCGAAACTCGCCGCCGCAAACAGTTGTCGACCGGCGACGTGGTCGAGTTCGACGGGGAAACAATCGTGGTTGAACCGATGGTCTAG
- the rnc gene encoding ribonuclease III, whose protein sequence is MSPAIHLVDGTGEIDGTDQDSKLALCQQILGYQFKDPTLLLSALTHASGAVHRLASNERLEFLGDAILGLTVCLWLFEEYPEYNEGDLTKIKSAVVSRRSCGKVAIELGFDRCLIVGRGVTRNRSYPRSLVSDVFESVIAAMYLDGGDEVVRPRLKVWLADEVRHAVESQGSNNFKSTLQQYAQRELASTPVYRLVRDAGPDHRKSFLITAVIADRQFAAAWGSNKKDAEQHAAANALAELHGDPLPFSSDLEETAK, encoded by the coding sequence ATGTCGCCAGCGATTCACCTGGTGGACGGTACTGGCGAGATTGACGGTACCGACCAAGATTCCAAACTAGCGCTTTGCCAGCAGATTCTAGGATACCAGTTCAAAGACCCGACCCTGTTGTTGTCCGCTCTGACGCATGCCTCGGGTGCGGTGCATCGATTGGCCAGCAACGAGCGACTTGAGTTTTTGGGCGATGCCATACTTGGGCTAACGGTTTGCCTTTGGCTGTTCGAAGAGTACCCCGAATACAACGAAGGCGATTTGACCAAAATTAAGTCAGCCGTTGTCAGTCGGCGATCGTGCGGGAAGGTTGCGATCGAGCTAGGGTTTGACCGGTGCCTGATTGTTGGCCGTGGAGTCACTCGTAACCGCAGCTATCCCCGATCTTTGGTAAGCGACGTGTTCGAGTCGGTGATCGCGGCGATGTATTTGGACGGCGGAGATGAAGTCGTCCGTCCTCGGCTAAAAGTTTGGCTAGCCGACGAAGTTCGGCACGCGGTTGAATCGCAAGGCTCGAACAATTTTAAGTCGACACTGCAACAGTACGCTCAACGCGAACTCGCCAGCACTCCGGTGTATCGACTGGTTCGCGATGCAGGGCCCGATCACCGCAAATCATTTCTGATTACCGCGGTGATCGCCGATCGCCAATTCGCCGCCGCCTGGGGCAGCAATAAAAAAGATGCTGAACAGCACGCCGCGGCTAACGCGCTTGCCGAGCTGCACGGTGACCCCTTGCCGTTTTCGTCAGACTTAGAAGAAACGGCAAAGTAG
- a CDS encoding aminotransferase class I/II-fold pyridoxal phosphate-dependent enzyme — protein sequence MSNHFDHFQTQLDALDQTSRRRRLVPRSPVGTTFVEDGRSFINFGSNDYLGLASRELSGIRARACASGSGASSLVCGWTADHQNLADCIAKLESTEAATLFPSGFAACSGVVATLPGPGDLILSDQFNHASLIDGCRLSAADRLVYPHRDMATVESILRQKRNQYERVWIVTDTIFSMDGTVAPLPELCDLCDRFEAIPIVDEAHATGVMGDGGSGMCEALGVKGRVPIRIGTLSKAIGSQGGFVAGPQVVIDYLVNKCRSLIYSTSLAPSAVRSALAGIDAINHEPQHRSRVRQWSSQLRDALSIETSAIESVVPIVPIIIGTDRDTLAAAKSLANAGFYVPAIRPPTVPEGTARLRVSLSASHTEAQIGQLIEHLA from the coding sequence ATGTCCAATCATTTCGATCACTTTCAAACCCAACTCGATGCACTGGATCAAACCAGTCGCCGGCGTCGACTTGTGCCCCGGTCGCCTGTGGGAACAACGTTTGTCGAGGACGGTCGGTCGTTCATCAACTTCGGCAGCAACGATTACCTGGGACTTGCATCACGTGAATTGTCCGGCATCCGTGCCCGTGCTTGTGCCAGCGGAAGCGGCGCTAGCAGTTTGGTATGCGGTTGGACCGCTGATCATCAAAACCTTGCCGACTGCATCGCCAAGCTAGAGTCGACGGAAGCGGCGACGTTGTTTCCAAGCGGGTTTGCAGCCTGCAGCGGCGTCGTCGCGACATTGCCCGGTCCAGGCGATTTGATTCTGAGTGATCAATTCAATCACGCGTCTTTGATCGACGGTTGCCGTTTGTCCGCCGCCGACCGACTGGTTTATCCGCACCGCGATATGGCCACGGTCGAGTCGATTTTGCGACAGAAACGGAATCAGTACGAACGAGTTTGGATCGTGACCGATACGATTTTTAGCATGGACGGGACTGTCGCGCCGCTGCCGGAGCTCTGCGACTTGTGCGACCGTTTTGAGGCGATTCCGATCGTAGACGAGGCTCATGCGACCGGTGTGATGGGAGACGGCGGCAGTGGCATGTGCGAAGCCTTAGGCGTGAAGGGACGTGTCCCGATCCGTATCGGCACGCTCAGCAAAGCAATCGGAAGTCAAGGTGGTTTCGTCGCCGGTCCCCAAGTTGTGATCGACTATCTGGTCAACAAATGTCGATCGCTGATTTACAGCACGTCACTGGCGCCATCGGCCGTGAGATCCGCGCTGGCGGGAATCGATGCCATCAACCATGAACCCCAGCACCGCTCGCGAGTTCGGCAATGGTCGTCGCAATTGCGGGACGCGCTTTCGATCGAGACCTCGGCGATCGAATCGGTCGTTCCCATTGTTCCGATCATCATCGGTACCGACAGGGACACACTGGCCGCTGCCAAATCGTTGGCTAACGCCGGCTTCTACGTGCCCGCCATCCGGCCGCCCACGGTTCCCGAAGGTACCGCCCGGCTCAGGGTTTCGTTGTCGGCCAGTCACACCGAAGCCCAAATCGGTCAACTGATCGAACATCTCGCCTAG
- a CDS encoding tetratricopeptide repeat protein: MKPAIKARRALLASILVGTTVASTGCSSGGFPMASMNPFAKSSPSTFESSTMGESVASSDSGAGSQVKAVAVSTKNAIGKTATAMTSVFRRKSEEVVDSPDQADPLRLDNKPDKVNAEVFVANGQLWESTGDFGKAMESYTKALESTPNHPQALNNIARLHFTQGNLPQAAKTFQVAINQTPNDAGLYNDLGLTLSKMGNHAGAIETLEKSLQLAPGTSRYANNLATVKFESGDPASAMQVLAQNNKPAVAHFNMAYLHFKSGQLPQARAQISEALKFESQAGGDVAVGRAIERSREMLAQIDASSGTVAQAAPQASQQVAQYAAAAPQPNIQQTGRPSNTANLGVANVSASSSIGPATAAITAAPKPTGQVESVDLGAEASTPSKASWSQAWNPNWQQESSAPATTPETKAIRPTEATPAETKPTEVKPAAIRPTMATPSASTTAPASSGFTMPE, encoded by the coding sequence GTGAAACCTGCGATCAAAGCTCGCCGAGCGCTTCTTGCCTCGATCCTTGTCGGCACAACGGTTGCATCGACAGGCTGCTCGAGCGGCGGATTTCCAATGGCATCGATGAACCCATTTGCCAAATCAAGTCCGTCGACATTCGAATCGTCGACGATGGGCGAATCCGTTGCGTCGTCAGATAGCGGTGCGGGAAGCCAAGTCAAGGCGGTCGCGGTTAGCACCAAGAATGCAATCGGCAAAACAGCAACTGCGATGACAAGCGTCTTTCGACGCAAATCAGAAGAGGTTGTGGATAGTCCTGACCAAGCAGATCCGCTTCGGCTGGATAACAAGCCAGACAAGGTCAACGCAGAAGTCTTCGTTGCCAATGGTCAGCTTTGGGAATCGACAGGCGACTTTGGCAAGGCAATGGAGAGCTATACCAAAGCTCTCGAAAGCACACCAAATCATCCTCAAGCGCTCAACAACATTGCTCGACTGCACTTCACACAAGGCAACTTGCCGCAAGCGGCCAAGACATTTCAAGTCGCGATCAATCAAACTCCCAATGACGCAGGTCTGTACAACGATCTTGGTCTGACGCTCAGCAAGATGGGCAACCATGCCGGTGCGATCGAGACTTTGGAAAAATCATTGCAACTTGCACCGGGCACTTCTCGATACGCCAACAATTTGGCCACAGTCAAGTTCGAGTCCGGCGACCCTGCATCCGCGATGCAGGTATTGGCCCAGAACAACAAGCCAGCCGTCGCACACTTCAACATGGCCTACCTGCACTTCAAGAGCGGCCAGTTGCCACAGGCACGGGCACAGATTTCCGAAGCTTTGAAATTCGAATCACAAGCGGGCGGCGACGTTGCAGTGGGACGCGCTATCGAACGATCACGAGAAATGCTTGCCCAAATCGATGCCAGCAGTGGCACCGTTGCTCAGGCAGCACCACAGGCTTCGCAACAAGTGGCTCAGTACGCAGCCGCGGCACCCCAGCCCAACATTCAGCAAACCGGACGCCCTTCAAACACCGCGAACCTTGGCGTTGCAAACGTCTCGGCATCATCGTCGATTGGTCCTGCGACCGCTGCGATCACGGCGGCGCCGAAACCAACCGGCCAGGTCGAGTCCGTGGATTTAGGCGCTGAAGCTAGCACGCCATCGAAAGCGTCATGGTCACAAGCCTGGAATCCAAACTGGCAGCAAGAATCCAGTGCTCCCGCGACGACGCCAGAAACCAAGGCGATTCGCCCAACGGAGGCAACGCCTGCGGAAACCAAGCCAACGGAAGTGAAACCGGCGGCGATTCGCCCAACGATGGCGACACCATCCGCATCGACGACTGCACCGGCCAGCAGTGGATTCACGATGCCGGAGTAA
- a CDS encoding Gfo/Idh/MocA family protein has translation MRAGIVGVGFMGWIHYLAYQRSPNAEVVAFCSSNPAKRAGDWTSIQGNFGPPGEKIDVSSINVYETIEGMLTDESIDMIDICLPPAMHAEAIDACVRSGKRCLCEKPLALDATTATRLATDSGSGNLAVAHILPLMPEFKILVDAAEDGRYGKPTAGRFKRTIGPPDWIPDFYDAAKVGGPLVDLHVHDAHLIRLLFGMPKSATTASQRRCGVPKFYETVFDFGNDETVVSAGGGVIDSSARGFTHGYEVSFENATIQFEFAGYADGSTALIPVTIMHNDGRVERPEFGDGDPVDAFVHEINAVAKWIDEGVVSPFLDPRIAADALAICEMQMPKRDLNTM, from the coding sequence ATGCGAGCAGGAATTGTCGGCGTCGGCTTCATGGGCTGGATCCACTATCTAGCTTATCAACGAAGTCCAAACGCCGAAGTGGTCGCGTTTTGTTCCAGCAATCCAGCCAAGCGCGCAGGGGACTGGACATCGATCCAAGGCAACTTTGGTCCGCCAGGCGAAAAAATCGACGTTTCGTCGATCAACGTTTACGAAACCATCGAAGGAATGCTGACGGACGAATCGATCGACATGATCGACATTTGCTTGCCGCCGGCCATGCATGCCGAAGCCATCGACGCCTGTGTGCGCAGCGGAAAACGATGTCTGTGCGAAAAACCGCTGGCGCTTGATGCGACCACTGCGACCCGGTTGGCTACCGATTCGGGCAGCGGGAACTTGGCGGTCGCGCACATTTTGCCGCTAATGCCTGAGTTCAAAATCTTGGTCGACGCAGCCGAAGACGGACGCTACGGCAAACCGACCGCCGGCCGATTCAAACGAACGATTGGCCCGCCAGACTGGATTCCCGATTTTTACGACGCCGCAAAAGTGGGTGGACCGTTGGTCGATTTGCACGTTCACGACGCGCACTTGATTCGATTGCTATTCGGGATGCCCAAGTCCGCCACGACGGCGAGCCAGCGGCGGTGCGGTGTGCCAAAGTTTTATGAAACGGTTTTTGATTTCGGTAACGACGAGACGGTCGTTTCGGCCGGCGGTGGCGTGATCGATTCATCCGCCCGAGGCTTCACGCACGGTTACGAAGTCAGTTTTGAAAACGCAACGATTCAATTCGAATTCGCTGGTTACGCGGACGGTTCGACCGCGCTGATCCCCGTCACTATCATGCACAACGACGGACGCGTCGAACGTCCCGAGTTTGGTGATGGTGATCCAGTCGACGCGTTCGTTCACGAAATCAACGCGGTCGCGAAATGGATCGACGAGGGCGTTGTATCACCGTTCTTGGATCCGCGGATCGCCGCCGACGCGCTGGCGATCTGTGAAATGCAGATGCCAAAACGCGACTTGAATACTATGTGA